In Gossypium raimondii isolate GPD5lz chromosome 12, ASM2569854v1, whole genome shotgun sequence, a single window of DNA contains:
- the LOC105762644 gene encoding peroxidase 56, with the protein MRKQALILVCIVVFGVVGSCHGGSLQKGYYDSTCPDAEAIIKNATEKRVANDPTLPARFLRMHFHDCFVRGCDGSVLLNSTTNNTAEKDAIPNLTLAGFDVIDDIKEEVEKECPNVVSCADVLALAARDAVSFKFQKPLWNVLTGRRDGTVSQASEALANLPSPFSNFSTLVQKFANKGLNVQDLVVLSGGHTIGVGHCNTFSNRLYNFTGNGDQDPSLNATYATFLKTQCQSLSDSTTFVAMDPGSGLTFDNNYYVTLKQNKGLFQSDAALIMNEISRIIVDELLVSEVFFRKFALSMVKMGAIGVLTGNEGEIRKKCSVVN; encoded by the exons ATGAGGAAGCAGGCTCTCATTTTGGTTTGCATAGTAGTATTTGGAGTTGTTGGGAGCTGCCATGGAGGTAGCCTTCAGAAGGGTTACTACGATAGTACATGTCCTGATGCGGAAGCAATAATCAAGAATGCTACTGAGAAACGTGTTGCCAATGACCCCACGTTGCCTGCAAGGTTCCTCAGAATGCATTTTCATGACTGTTTTGTCAGG GGTTGTGATGGTTCGGTCCTATTGAACTCGACAACTAACAACACAGCCGAGAAAGATGCGATTCCGAACCTAACCCTTGCTGGTTTCGATGTCATTGACGATATAAAAGAGGAAGTCGAGAAAGAATGTCCGAACGTAGTATCTTGTGCTGATGTTCTGGCCTTGGCTGCTAGGGATGCTGTTTCTTTCAAA TTCCAAAAACCATTGTGGAATGTTCTTACCGGTAGAAGAGACGGTACGGTTTCACAAGCTTCCGAGGCATTGGCTAATCTTCCTTCCCCTTTCTCTAACTTCTCCACCCTGGTCCAGAAATTCGCTAACAAAGGCCTTAATGTGCAAGACTTGGTGGTCTTATCAG GGGGGCATACCATCGGAGTAGGCCACTGCAATACCTTCAGCAACAGGCTATACAACTTTACTGGAAATGGAGATCAGGACCCTTCCTTGAATGCAACCTATGCAACTTTCTTGAAGACACAATGCCAAAGCCTCAGTGACAGCACGACCTTCGTGGCGATGGATCCTGGTAGTGGGCTAACATTTGATAATAACTATTATGTCACACTTAAGCAAAACAAGGGTCTGTTTCAGTCCGATGCCGCCCTTATAATGAATGAAATCTCGCGCATCATTGTTGATGAGTTGCTTGTCTCAGAAGTATTCTTCAGAAAGTTTGCACTGTCAATGGTGAAGATGGGAGCCATTGGAGTTCTCACAGGGAATGAAGGAGAGATTAGGAAGAAATGTTCCGTTGTTAACTAA